The DNA window CCCCCTTCCCTGTGCCCACAGAATCTGCCCTTTGCAGTCTCCCATCTCCCCAACCCAGGCCTTAGCCTGTCTCATTTTTCTATCAGAGGTGCTGGAAGAGCAGCAGAATCAGGCCCAGCTCCCAATTCCCTCTCCCCAGTCTTCTCCAGGTGTCCCCTCCCACGAGCACACAGGAAAAGGACCACATGGCCTGGCGAGCCCCAcacccactgctgctgctgctgctgctgttcccaggtgagggggaggaggagcCCAGGGAGCAGAGGAGATGGGTGTGGTGGGGACTGTCGGGACAGCAGGGCAGGGAGCAGGTGGCCCTGTGGCCAGAGGCCTGCTGTGAGGCAGGTTGTGCGCGGGGCCTTGACCTATGCATTACTTCATCATTCTCCAGGCTCTCAGGCGCGATCCAAGGCTCAGGTGCTTCAAAGTGTGGCAGGGCAGACGCTAACCGTGAGATGCCAGTACCCACCCACGGGCAGGCTCTACGAGAAGAAAGGCTGGTGTAAGGAGGCTTCAGCACTTGTGTGCATCAGGTTAGTCACCAGCTCCAAGCCCAGGACGGTGGCTTGGACCTCTCGATTCGCAATCTGGGACGACCCTGATGCTGGCTTCTTCACTGTCACCATGACTGATCTGAGAGAGGAAGACTCAGGACATTACTGGTGTAGAATCTACCGCCCTTCTGACAACTCTGTCTCTAAGTCCGTCAGATTCTATCTGGTGGTATCTCCAGGTGAGCTCTTTCCCTAGGGTCGTCAGAGGGGTGCCCCTCACCCCCTTTTGGTGCCTCCATCACCCCTGGTTTCCTAATCGTGGAAGCCACCCATGCCCATGCCCCAGTCTCCTGGGAAGGCTGTTGGGAACAGGTGCAGGGGGAACTCATATGTGCACAAGAGCAGCCATCTCACAGTCTCCATGACTCCCAAGCCTGCAGCCCAGGCCTCCTGAGAGATGCTGAAACAGAGCCGGTGAGCATGCTGAACAGTCAGCCTATATGACCCTGCTACAGGAGGGCAGGACCACCCGGCATctttggtacatagtaggtgcctGGGAAAGGTGCATCCACTGGCTGTCCCCACCATGTAGAGCCAGTGGTATCTGGGTATAGTCTAGATACCAAGATACTATGGGTATCCCTCATAGTCCAGATCAGGGACTAAGAATGGGTGAAAAAAACCAagaatgagtgaaaaaaaaaatcaaaagaaaaacaacattttgTGACCTACAGGAAATTCCAATTTCAGTGCCTATAAGTAGAGTCACtttttggaacacagccatgcccactcATTCACCTATTGTCTGTGGCCCTTTTCATGCTGtgacagcaaaattgagcagctGCGACAGAGACCACATGGCTCATccctgaccctttacagaaagtGTGCCAACCTCCTGCTCAGAGCAGAGCTACTCAAAGTTCCTATGGAAGAGgacctttcaaaaaaaaaatctgtaattcacatgactaattttttttgtaaaatacgGTAAAAACAAAtgactagaaaaagaagaaaaagacatacaaagtACAAGCCCCAAATTCATGAAATTTgacaaacataaaattacattttaataaatacaatcagaacAAATATCACATAgggaaaaatttataaaaactgtACACGTTGTTCATTTGAAAGTGTGCCTAAAGGTGATTTGTGTAGTGGCTTAATGGTATACCCATAACGTTTTGTTATTCCTCAGTTAAAACTAAATACAAAGTTAGAAGGGAAATTGCAATTCTCCATATTAAATGCCAATATACACCCTTCAAACAAACACCCTGTCTATCCGTATTTAAGGATTATAATGTGACAAATGAGCACTTTTCTTACTTGGTAACTTACCTAATCTGAGAACTATTTATGACACCACATCGCTTAGGAGATAATGTATAAAGAaactgtattgattttttttaaaataatactcatAGTAGAAGACCAGAAAACTGGTCTCACAGAGGTATAATGtcagaaacagaagaaattttaaagcaattCCGACAAGCTCAAcagttttatgtttaacttttgcaAGAGGAAGCAAGCGATGGTGTAATTTCAAAATGCATCTTCAACCCTTTATCAGTAGCCAGTTCCAAAACTTTCTCCTAAAAGTTATAGTTTAAATTATCTTTTGATGGGAAAATATGGATTCTAGATCTATGAATTTCCTCtgcatatatcttcttttgacaaaaaacaaaattcaaaacatgCCATCAAATTATTAATGTTTTCCCATGAACACTTATGAAGATATGCAATATCAATATTATCACCTATTTTGTTgataaatgttattaaattaaGAACACGTCATAACAATTCATAGAAATGGTTCTTCTGACTTTTATGTTTGCACTTAGACTTTATTTGCCATTGAAAAACATGCTGCTTTACTTCCTTGCATGGAAATATTAACATCAGAACCATAATATAAACAAGCCTGATGGTGCAATTCACATTTGTACTAAACTGGCTTCTTGTCTTGAAGAAACATTAGGAATTCTTTCTATAGATGAAACATTCTCAACAAAACTTTAAATTTGGCATGCAACAGTAGCTGTTTATAATCTGTTTCCATATTACCACATAATAAAGAGAATGATTTCAAATTTAATATATTCACCTTATAAAATTCACAATTTTGTCCACGTTGGTCAGCACAACATTCAGTTAAGCTGCTTTATTTTTCATAGCAAAATTCTCTCAATGAAGGAAGCAGTGCATTAATTTAAAATCTAGCCCAAGACTTCTTAACCTGGATGACATTTTCCTGTCATTGCAACTGCAGCCATCAGAACATACTCTTACATAAAACTGAACTCCCAAACCACATTTTGATAATATAACCTTCATAGTTTTATACAGTTCAGAGCTAGTTGTGTTTGTGACAATTAAGCTAAAAGATATAGAATTCCTTCATACCATTGGTTCAAATTGCATATACTAAAAGAATAGCTATGAGAGCaatatttgtgcattttttcaAATTGCCATGAAAAATACTTTACTAGCTTTATTTGTTCTAGGAGGTGGTCATCCATCTCATTATCCAATTCCTGAATATGTTGACCTAAGGTGTCAAGGGAAAATGATATCAAGCTCCCTTCTTTGCTATAAATTACCCAATGTCGTAAAGCAAACGTTGTTCAGTAATGTTTTGGCAATTGTAGTTGGATTGTTGGTCTTTGCAATACAAAATGTTACTTTACAAGAAGCCACAAAGTCTAGAGCTTATATGTGAAATATGGATTCCTTTCAAGAGCTTT is part of the Nomascus leucogenys isolate Asia chromosome 17, Asia_NLE_v1, whole genome shotgun sequence genome and encodes:
- the NCR2 gene encoding natural cytotoxicity triggering receptor 2 isoform X3, which codes for MAWRAPHPLLLLLLLFPGSQARSKAQVLQSVAGQTLTVRCQYPPTGRLYEKKGWCKEASALVCIRLVTSSKPRTVAWTSRFAIWDDPDAGFFTVTMTDLREEDSGHYWCRIYRPSDNSVSKSVRFYLVVSPASASTQTSWAPRDLVSSQTQTQSCVPPTGVARQAPESPSTIIVPSQPQNSTLHPGPAAPSALVPVLCGLLIAKSLVLSALLVWWVLRNRHVQHQGRSLLYPAQPRPQAHRRFPLSHRAPGGTYGGKP